DNA from Pelagibacterium nitratireducens:
TGCTCCGCACCGTGCGTGGCAATGAGATTTCGATGATTTACCAGGAGCCGATGAGTTCGCTCAATCCGCTCCACACCATCGAGCGACAGGTCAGCGAAGTGCTGTCCGTGCATCAAGGGCTGGGTCGGAGCGCAGCACGCAAACGCGTGCTGGAACTCCTTGATGCTGTGGGCATTCCTGAGCCTCAAACGCGCCTCGCGTCTTTCCCGCATCAGCTATCGGGTGGCCAGCGCCAGAGAGTGATGATTGCCATGGCGCTGGCTTGCGAACCCGCCTTGCTTATTGCCGATGAACCGACAACCGCGCTCGATGTAACAGTGCAGGCACAAATTCTCGATCTGCTCAAATCGGTGCAACGGCGGATGGGCATGGCCATGCTGTTCATCACCCACGACCTCGGGATCGTGCGCCGGATGGCCGACAAGGTCTGCGTGATGCAAAATGGCGAAATCGTCGAGAGAGCCGATACCGAAACGCTGTTTGCCCAGCCCCAGCATGCCTATACCAAACACCTGCTTTCGTCCGAATTATCCGGCATGGAGCCAGGTGTCGCCATGATTGGCAAGCCGGTTATGGCAGTGAGTGACCTCAAGGTCTGGTTTCCCGTAAAGCGCGGGCTGTTCAAGCGGACCGTCGGCCATATCAAGGCCGTCGACGGGGTCGATCTGATCGTCAGGCGTGGCGAAACGCTTGGCGTGGTGGGAGAGTCCGGATCAGGAAAAACCACGCTGGGGCTCGCCATGCTCCGCCTGATTTCATCGGAGGGAAGGATCGTTTTCCTGGGCGACGACATCGCAGGAAAGAAGTCGCGTGCAATGCGGGACTATCGCGCCGATATGCAGGTGGTCTTTCAGGATCCCTACGGCTCGCTTTCGCCGCGCATGAGTGTTGGCGACATCATCGCCGAAGGCCTGGCCGTCCATTTCCCACACATCAAGGCGCGGGAGCGGGACGAGAAGGTCAAGGCTGTGCTGACCGAAGTCGGGCTGGAGCCGGAAATGCGGCATCGCTATCCGCACGAATTTTCCGGCGGGCAGCGCCAACGGGTCGCCATTGCCCGAGCGCTGATCCTCGAGCCCAAATTCATCGTATTGGACGAGCCGACATCGGCGCTCGACATGAGCGTTCAGGCGCAAATCGTCAAGCTCCTGCGCGACCTGCAGGCGCAGCATGGGCTGACCTATGTTTTTATTTCGCACAATCTGAAGGTTGTGCGGGCGATCGCCAACGCGATCATCGTGATGCAGGATGGAAAGATCGTGGAACGGGCTGAAACCGAGACATTGTTTGCCGCGCCCGAGCACCCCTACACGCGTACGCTGCTGGCGGCCGCACTCGATGTGGCCATCCAATGAAATATTATCGCGGCCGCCATCGCCGTGACGCATGAAACTTGCGCCGCGCATGGCCCGCTCCCGCAAAAGTGGTATCCACTTTTGGACAAAGCACACTAAGATCGACAGGAAACCACCTTCGCCTTGAGAGGGGATCAAAGCCATGAAGACCTTTGTTGTTGCCGCTGCGCTACTCGCCGTCTTGCCGCTTTCGACCACGGCATTTGCACAGGAGGAAGAGGGCTGGGTGCACGCCGTCGCTCTCGATGGCACACCCAAATACGAAGCCGGCTTCGAGATGTTCGACTACGTCAATCCCGATGCGCCCAAGGGCGGAACGGTCCGGCTTTCAGCCCTTGGCGGGTTCGATACCTTCAATCCAATTCTGTCGCAGGGGGAGGCGGCCACCGGACTGGGGCTCGTCTACGAGACACTCATGACGCCCAGTTCAGATGAGAGCTCGGTTTCCTACGGATTGCTGGCAGAAGCCTTGCGCTATCCTGAGGATTTTTCTTCCGTAACCTTTCGGCTCAATCCGCGCGCGCACTGGCAGGACGGCGAACCCGTCACGGCCGAAGATGTGCTCTGGAGCTTTGAGCAGGTGGTGGAGATTTCTCCCATCTATTCGGAATATTACGCCTCGGTCGACGATGCCGAGATCACCGGCGAAAGCGAGATCACGTTCTATTTCAGCGAGACTGGCAACCGCGAGTTGCCTTACATCATGGGGCAACTTCTGGTGCTGCCCAGGCATTGGTGGGAGGGGGAGAATGCGCAGGGCGAGCCCCGCGACATCGGCGCCTCAACTCTCGAATTGCCAATGGGATCTGGCTCCTATGCCCTCTCCAGCTTCGATGCCGGCAGGACGGTGACCTTCACGCGCGATCCCGACTATTGGGGCGCAGATGAACCGGTCAATGTGGGAATGTCCAATTTCGACGAGTACCGCATTGAATACTTCCGCGACACAACAGTCATGTTCGAAGCCTTCAAGGCCGATGAGTTCGACTGGTGGACCGAAAATATCGCGCGGCGCTGGGCCACGGGCTATGACTTCCCGGCCGTCAATGACGAGCGTGTCGTGCTCGAGACCTTCGAAAACGGATACAATGCCTCCGGCGTGATGTGGGGCTTCGTGCCCAATCAGCGCCGGGAGAAATTTCAGGACCCGCGGGTTCGTGAGGCGCTCAATTACGCTTTCGATTTCCAGGAATTGAACCGGACGCTGTTTTACGAGCAGTATCAGCGCATCGATTCCTATTTCTTCGGCACTGACCTCGCCGCACCTGACGGCCCGCCAGCAGGTCTCGAGCTTGAAATTCTCGAGGAGGTGCGGGACCTCATTCCAGCCTCGGTGTTCGATGCGCGCTTTACCAATCCCACAGGGGGCACCGAGCAAGCTCTTCGCGACAATTTGCAGGAAGCGCTGAGGCTGTTCAATGAGGCAGGATACACGCTCGATGGGACGCAGTTGGTCGATGCCAATGGCGAGCAGTTCAGCTTCGAAATTCTCTCTTACGACAACACCATCGAACCGGTGGCCTTGCACTGGGCCGAAAATCTAAACGCGATCGGCGCCAATGTGACCCTGCGGGTCGTCGATACGCCTCAATACACAAATCTCGTGCGCTCGTTCGATTATGACGTGATCTATACGCGCTGGGCGCAATCGCTCTCTCCCGGAAATGAGCAGCGCTATTTCTGGGGCTCTTCATCGGTCGATGAACTCGGTTCGCGCAACTATGCGGGCATCTCCGATCCGGGTGTCGACGCGCTGATCGACAGAATCGTTCTGGCGCCGGACCGCGAAACCCTGGTTGCAGCCACCCATGCCCTTGACCGGGTCTTGCTGGCGATGAACAACGTGGTGCCCAGCTATACGATCACCTATGCCCGCACGGCACGCTGGGATCGGTTCAGCCATCCCCAAACCCTGCCCGAATTCTCAATCGGTTTTCCCGATGTCTGGTGGTGGGATGAGGAAAAGGCGGCTGCGACCGGCGGCAATTCCCAATAATTGGAATGACCCGCGCCGCGCAGGTCATCAAACACAAGCTCTGGAAAGTCTGACCATGGCTCAGGACGTCATCGTCATCGGCGCCGGTATCGTCGGCGTATCGACCGCAATTCACCTGCTTCGGCGCGGTCGAAGCGTGTTGCTCATCGACAAGAGCGAGCCGGGCCGGGAAACCTCGTTCGGCAATGCCGGCATCATCCAGCGCGAGGGGGTTCGTCCTCACGCCTTCCCGCGCGATCTGGCAACATTGATGCAGGTGGGGCTGCACCTTTCGACCGCCGCACGCTACGATCCGTTTGCCCTGCCCCGCGTCACGCCTGCCCTTATGCGCTATTGGTGGAAATCGTCACCCGGTCACTACAGCCATGTGGTCAGGAGTTACGCACCTCTGATCGCCCGGTCGATCGAGGAACATTCCGACCTCATCACAGCCTCTGGCGCCGAGGACCTGGTCATCAGGAAGGGTTGGTATCTGGCGTTCAGGACCGACGAGAAACTCAAGGCCGAGGCGGCAAAGGCAAAAAAGGATCTCGAGCTCTATGGCATCAATCACAAGGTGGTCGATGGCACCGAAATGGCCCGGATAGAGCCTGACTTTACGGAGCGGCTTGCGGGGGCGATCCACTGGACCGATCCATGGACAATCCGCAATCCGGGCGCTCTGGTTGCCAAGTATTTCGAATTGTACAAATCGATGGGCGGCCAGTTTCTTGGCGGAGAGGCGTCGGGACTCGAACAGGACGGCAACAACTGGTCCGTTACGGTCGCAGATACCCGTCATAGCGCGCCCGAAGTCGTTGTCACACTTGGCCCCTGGGCGCCCGAAGTTCTCGAGCCGCTCGGGTATCGGCTGCCGCTGTTTGTCAAGCGCGGCTACCACATGCATTACGGCACCCAGGATGGTGCGATCCTGAACAACTGGCTTATCGATGCGGAAATCGGGTATTGCCTGGCGCCGATGGAAAAAGGGGTCCGTCTTACCACCGGGGCCGAGTTTGCGCTGCGCGATGCAGCGCCTACCCCCATCCAGCTTGGCCGCGCCGAAGCCAAGGCACGGGCACTTTTCCCGCTCGGTGAGCGGCTCGATCCGCAACCCTGGAAAGGGGCCCGCCCCTGCACCCCCGACATGATGCCGATCATCGGGCCAGCGCCAAAGCATCGTGGCCTGTGGGTGGGTATAGGCCACGCCCACCACGGCTTTACGCTGGGCCCGGCCACCGGGCACCTGCTGGCCCAAGCCATGACGGGGGAAAAACCGGCAATCGACATCACCCCTTTCGCAATGGATCGGTTTGCGGGAACGGTTCCGAGATAGGCTAGCTGGTCGCGCTCAGTTTTGGCTCAGTCTTCCTGGGAGTGAGCCGCGTGATCAACTCTAGCGCATCTCTTGCCGGGAGGGGCCTTGAGAACAGGAAGCCCTGAATCTCGTCACATCCGTGCGAGCGAACAGCATCGAGTTGGGCTTCGGTTTCGACGCCCTCGGCTGTCGTTGCCATGCCCAGACTGCGCCCCAAAGCGATAACGGCCTTGATGATCTCGAAGTTGGCGTCGGTGGATCCGACGTCTTCGATGAAAGAGCGGTCGATCTTGATCTTGTCGAATGGAAAGGCGCGCAGGTATGAAAGCGAGGAATAGCCAGTTCCGAAATCGTCCATTGAAATGCGGATACCCATGGCGCGCAGGGCGTGGAGGGTTTCCAGGGTCTGATCGGAATCGCTGAGCAGCACGGATTCCGTTATCTCAAGTTCGAGGCGGCTTGCAGGCAGGCCCGCTTCTTCCAGTGCGCGCTGCACGCATTCCAGCAGCCGATGGCTTTTGAATTGCACCGACGAAAGATTGACTGCGACACGGATATTGGCGGGCCAGGTGGCCGCTGTCAGGCATGCCTGCTTGAGCACCCATTCTCCCAATTGCACGATGAATCCGATCTCCTCGGCCACGGGGATGAATTCGACCGGCGAGATGAAGCCCATCTCCGAATGCTCCCAGCGCAACAGGGCTTCCATGCATGAAATCCGGTTGCTCTCCAAGTCCATGAGCGGCTGGAAAACCAGCCTGAATTCGTCGCGGGTCAGCCCCAGCTTCAGTCCGCTTTCGATGGCGCGACGATGTTGCATGGCCGCGTCCATGCCCTTTTCGAAAAAGCGATAGTTGCCTCGGCCATCGCTCTTGGCACGATACAGGGCGAGGTCGGCATTTTTCATCAGCGTCTCGCCATCCGCGCCATCGGTGGGTGCGACCGCAATGCCGATCGACGTGCCTATAATGACACGATGCCCCTCTATTTCCATGGGCTGGCCGATCGAAGCAATCAGGCGCTCGGCGAGAGCGGCGGCATCGTTTGGGCTCTTGAGCGGGCCGGCCAGCATGGAGAATTCATCGCCACCCAGCCGGGCCGCGCATTCATGTTCCCGCTTTGCGTGGTTGATCCGTATCGCGACTTCCTTGAGAACCGCATCGCCCACGCCGTGTCCGAGCGTATCGTTGATGATCTTGAAGTGGTCGAGGTCGAAGCACAGCACTGCCATGGTTTCACCGCGACGTATGCGGGATTCCGCCATAGCCATTTCTTCGGCAAACAGCGTGCGATTGGGCAGATCGGTCAAGGCATCGTGGCGGGCCAAGTGGTGAATGCGTGCCTCGGACCGCCGCTGCTCGGTGATGTCCTGATGGGTTTCGACCCAGCCACCATCTTCCATTGGCTGATGCACCAGCGAAATGATCTGGCCATTCTCGAACTCGCAAATATCCACGCTGCGCTTTCGATCAGTAATCGTTTGCACGCGACGCTGAAGAAAGGCCATGGGCCCATCCTTGGGACGCATGCCGTTCTCGAAGCGATAATCGAGAATGTCTGTCAGCAAGGTTCCGGGCTGTTGCAGGCCCTGGGGAAGATCATAAAGCATTGCGTAATTGGCGTTGCAGATAACCAGCTTGTGATCTGCATCGATCATGCACAGCCCGTGGGCCATATTGTCGACGGCGGTTTCGAAGCGAACCGCCTGTCGGGCCAGATCGGCTTCACGTTTGGAAAGTGCCGTCAGATGATCGTGCGCATCGGTGATGTCCTCGTGAGTGACCATCCAGCCCGTCCCATGCCGACCAGTATAGGTGGTGCGGATCGTACGATCACGAAGATGCTGCTCATATTGAATCGGTGTCTCGCGACGCTTTTGCCGTTCGAATCGGCCCAGCATCGCTTCGTGGAGCTCGTCGACGCTGTAGCCGAAATAATTTCCGGCATCGATTACTGCACGGCAGCAATCGCGGAGCGTCATGCCCGCTGCAAGCGCGTCGGGTGGCAGACCGAATGTCCAGGCGTAGCGGGAATTGAACAATTCGAGCGTCAGATTTTCGCTCCAGACGCACAACCCATAGGGCATGGACTCCAGAGCCGCATCCACCGCATGCGTATTGCTCATCCCCTTGCCATCCGGCATCCACTCGTCCCCCAAACCGTCCCCAAAACTGGTCGGGCATCATGGGGCGCACCCCTGAAACAAGAATGAATCCTGTTGGTGAATTTGCGGATTTCACACTGAACGCCGCCAGTCGGTTAATCGCCGGTTACGGAACCGAGTGGCGGGTTCCGCGTTTCATGCCTGCATTCAATGTCTTTCTTGCTTAAGCATTTTTTGGAGAATTTGATGAGCCGCAATACGCTTTATCTTCTGCTTGGCGCCCTGGTCGTTGTGGTTATCGGCCTTGCCATTTACGCCTACCAACAGGAATCCCAGCCTGACGGTGTTCAAATCGAACTCAACGACCAGGGCCTGTCCGTCGAGGGCAACTGACCCCAGTCGGTTCGGTTGGCATTTGGCATAATGGCGCTTTTCCCTGACCTTGTGTCCCGCTATTGAGTGCATAAAGATGCTCAATGGTGGGAGAGGCGGGCGAATGGGTTTTACGGCGCAGACAATTGAAGAGCTGAAGGCACGTGCGAAGCGACGCGTACCTCGGATGTTTTTCGACTATGCCGATTCCGGATCGTGGACCCAAAGCACCTACTTCGCCAACGAAGCAGACTTTTCCAAGATAATGTTTCGCCAGCGTGTTGCCGTCGACATGACCAATCGCTCGCTGGCCTCGACAATGATCGGGCAAGACGTCGCGATGCCTGTCGCCATAGCGCCCACCGGTTTTGGGGGTATGCAGCACCCCGACGGTGAAATTCTCGGCGCCAAAGTGGCGCGCGCTTTCGGCATACCGTTCACTTTATCAACGATGAGCATCTGCTCGATCGAGGACGTTGCAGAGGCTACCGATGGTGCCCCGTTCTGGTTCCAGCTCTATGTGATGCGCGACCGGCAATTCATGTATAATCTGATCGACAGAGCCAAAGCCGCCAATTGTTCGGCCCTGGTCCTGACGCTCGATCTGCAAATCCTGGGGCAACGGCACAAGGACGCGCGCAACGGACTTTCGGCCCCTCCCCGTGTGAATCTCAACACCATCTGGCAATTGGCCTCCCGGCCGCAATGGTGCCTGTCGATGCTCAGAACACGACGTCATACCTTCCGCAATATCGTGGGCCATGCCGATAATGTTGGCGACATTTCTTCTCTGGCTTCGTGGACGGCCGAGCAATTCGACCCCAAGCTCAATTGGTCCGATATCGAATGGATCAAGGAGCGCTGGGGCGGGAAGCTGATATTAAAGGGCATCATGGACGCCGAAGATGCGCGCATGGCGGCCGCTTCGGGCGCGGACGCGATCATCGTGTCCAATCATGGCGGACGACAACTGGACGGCGCACCATCGTCCATAGCGGCCCTGCCTGGCATCATTGAAGCCGTGGGAGACAAAATCGAAGTTCATATGGATGGTGGCATACGCTCGGGTCAGGACGTCATGCGAGCACTGTGCCTGGGCGCCAAGGGCGTCTATATTGGACGCCCCTGGCTCTATGGTCTTGGCGCCGGAGGCGAAGCGGGGGTCGAACAGGCGCTCGATATCATCCGCAGGGAACTCGACGTTACCATGGCGCTTTGCGGGGAGCGGGACATCCGCAATGTGGGCGAACACAATCTTATAAATCCGGGTGTCTTTTCATCATGATGCGCGCTTATCTTCCCGCCCTGCCCCCCCATATTATCGAGCGGGCCGTCAAAGCTGCATTTCTTGAAGATCTGGGAGAGGCGGGCGACATCACCTCCCAGGCAACGATCGGCCCGGACGCAAAGGCGGTCGCGACCATCAATGCGCGCGGTGTCGGCGTGATTTGCGGGCTCGAGTGCGCGATTGCCGCGTTTTCGCTGATCGGACCGGGCCTGGACACAACAAGATTTGTTGCCGATGGCTCCGTGGTCGCGGCGGGAGAGGCCATTCTTGAGGTGCGCGGCAATGCGCGCAATCTGCTGGCAGCCGAGCGCACCGCGCTCAATTTTCTGACCCATTTGAGTGGCATCGCAACTCTGACCCGAGACTTCGTGCTCGAGACCAAGGGCACCAACGCCCACATCTGCTGCACGCGAAAAACGACGCCGGGCCTACGAGCGCTGGAAAAATATGCCGTCCGCTGTGGCGGCGGCCACAATCATCGCTTCGGTCTGAACGATGCCATCCTCATCAAGGACAACCATATTGCCGTCGCTGGCGGCGTATCTGCGGCGATAGCGGCTGCTCGAGCCTTTGCTGGTCATCTTGTCGCGATTGAAGTCGAAGTCGATACGCTCGACCAGCTCCAGGATGCGCTGGACGCCGGTGTGGCCGCGATCCTTCTTGACAATATGGATCAAGACACACTGGCCCGGGCCGTTGCCATCACGGCAGGACGGTCCAAGCTGGAGGCTTCGGGCAATGTTACGCTTGAACGCGTTGCCGCCATCGCCCGGACCGGCGTCGACTACATCTCGACCAGCCGGATCACAAGTGCATCGGTCCCGCTGGACCTTGGGCTCGACATAAGCATCGATTAACGCCGTTTTCTCATTCGAGCGTAAGAACTTTCATCGTACACGAACTGATCGAGGTGCGGCTCTTCGTCGTATATCTTGGCAAGCGCGGCGGCTTAATATATAGCGCCATCATATTCTCGTTCGGCATATGATTGATAGAACATGAACGTTCGTACCCTATGCCTCTCCTTCCTCTATACTCAGGATGCGAGCGGCTATGAAATTCGCAAGCTTTGTACCGAAGGCGGCGGCGCTTATTTCGTCGAGGCCAGCTTCGGCTCGATCTATCCCGCGCTCGCCAAGCTCGAAGACGATGGGCTCGTAACCTCGCGGATAGAGCATCGGGATGGAAAGCCATCCAAAAAAATCTATTCCATTACCGAGGCCGGCCGGGCTGCATTCTGTGATGCGCTGCATGAACCTTTGGGAGACGATATCTTTCGCAGCCCTTTCCTGCTTTTTGCCCGTTTTGCGCACCTGCTTGATGCCGATCTGGTCAGATCACGTATCGAGGACAGGCTCGCCTATCTCGATTCCCAGATTGCCGAGCTCAAAGAGCTGCAACGGCAGGCCGACTCCTGTGACGACACGAGCCATGCCAACGACGCATGGGTGATCGGCCATGGCATAACCTGCCTTGAAGTTGCGCATCGGCATCTCCATACCCACATGAATGCCTTAATTGCCTCAGCGCGACCAAATCAAGCGCGCCTCGGGCAGCAAGCAGCAGAATAGAGGGCGCTGTTTAATGCAATTTCTTAAATCTTTCGGTTTGTCACTTTTCATTCTTGCCGGCGCCGCCATTTGGCTGGGCACCGGGTCGTTCGTGATGGGCGGACAGGGCCCTGGAAACGGCGAACGCTCGATTATCGGCTTGATTGAAGGCGATGATCATGGCCCAATTTCGACGGCGTTGGCTGAGGCCGGCGTGCTTCCCGAACATTCCGAGGAGGAAGTCGAAGAGGCCCGGATGACGGTTGCCGAGCGGGTGGCCGAGACGAACGGCGCTTCGGGTGCCTCGGTATCGGTTCGCACACAGACGTTCGAGCTCCAGCAAATGCCAATCGAAGTCACGCTGCGCGGCAGGACGACGGCAGCAGCCAATGTTTCGGCGGTCGCCGAAACCGCGGCGGTAGTGGAAACGGTCCACGTCGAGAAGGGTGACCAGGTGGAAGCCGGTGATCTTTTGTGCTCACTGGCGCCCGGAACACGCGCCGCGGCGGTCGCTCAAGCCGAAGCCGCTCTTGCGCAGGCGGAAGCCGGGCTTGCCCAGGCGCAACTCGACCTTGAAACCAACACTTCGCTGCGCGAACGGGGCCTGGCACCGGCCAATACGGCAAATTCGGTTCAGGTCGCTCTGGCCGGCGCCGAAGCGCAGGTTTCTTCGGCTCAGGCCGCGCTCGACAACGCCCGGGCCGAACTGGATCGTACGGAAATCGTAGCCGAGGTCTCGGGGCTGGTTCAGGCGCCCATCGCGACGCGCGGTTCCATGCTCTCGCAGGGCGGTGTATGCGCGACAATCGTTCAACTCGATCCCATCGTCTTCTCGGGGTCGGTCGCTGAAGCCAATATTACGCTGGCCCGGACGGGACTTGCTGCAACATTGCACACGGTGACCAATCAGGAAGCTACCGGTGAAGTGACATATGTGGCGGCCAGTGCGGACGACGCGACACGGTCTTTCCCGGTCGAAATCGAGTTCGACAACCCCGACTTTTCGATCCGCGAAGGCGTTACGGCCACCGCAACGGTCAATATGGGATCGATGCCGGGGCATCTGTTGCCTCAGTCGGTTCTGACATTGAACGATGAGGGCGTCTTGGGCGTAAAGTCCGTTCAGGACGGCATAGTCGCCTTTACTCCCGTTACAATCGTTTCAGACACCAGGGACGGCGTTTGGGTAACCGGGCTGCCCCAATCCATTGACATCATTACCATCGGCCAGGAATTCGTGATCGATGGGCAGACCGTGCAAACCGGGCAGGAAGCTGTCTCGGATGATACCACGGGTACCTCTGAAGAAGGCGCACCTGCATGACCAGCTTCATCGAGCGCATCCTGCGCATGCCCCGCGTCGTGATGACAATCATGGCGCTGCTGTTGCTCGCTGGCGGGCTCTCCTACTCGGTTCTGCCCAAGGAGAGCTTTCCGGCCATCGATGTCCCGTACCTCTATGTCTCGATAAGCCAAACCGGGGTATCGCCTCGCGATGCCGAAAACCTTCTGGCCAAGCCCGCCGAAGAAGAACTCAACGGGCTGGACGGCCTGGTGAACATGACATCGACTTCGACCACCGGCCACGCCTCGGTCATCCTCGAATTCGGTGCCAATGTTGAAACGGACCAGGCGCTGATCGACACCCGTGCCCGTATGGATGCCATCAGGTCCAACCTGCCCGATGATGCCAGCGATCCGACGGTGAACGAAATCGACATGGTTGGGTTCCCGATCATCTCGGTGGCCGTTTATGGCGATGTGCCCGAACGCGAGCTCGTCCGCCGCGCCGAAGAACTCCAGACGGCTCTAGAGGGTATTGGCGCGGTGCGCGAAGTCACCTTGTCGGGCGCGCGCGACGAAGTGGTCGAGGTGACAATCGATTTGATGCGCCTGGAGGCCTACAACCTCACGGCCAACCAGCTGTTCGATGCACTGGCCCGCAACAACCTCGTTGTCGCCGGCGGCACGATCAACACGGGTCAGGGTTCTTTCAGCGTTGAAGTGCCCGGCCTGATCACCAGTGCGCAGGACGTCTTTGAGCTTCCCATCAAAACGGATGGGAACAATGTCGTCACATTCGGCGATATAGCAAACGTCACGCGCACGCTCGAAGACGCAACCGAATACACCAATGTCAACGGATCCCCTGCCCTGATCCTTGGGGTGAGCAAGAAAGCGGGCACCAACATTATCGAAGTCTCGGACAGCGTTCGGGCGTTGACCGAGGAGACTGCCGCCAACTGGCCGCAGGGCGTTGGGCACAGCTTCTTTCTCGATCAGGCAGAAACGACGCTCGGCCTGTTCCGGTCGCTCGAAGCTGCGGTCCTGACGGCCGTCGCGCTGGTGCTGATAACCTGTATCGCGGTCTTGGGTGTGCGTGCGGCGTTCATGATCGGCATGTCGATCCCGCTGTCGTTCATGATCGCATTTCTCTACATGCAGATGACCGGGATGACCATCAACATGATGGTCATGTTCGGGCTGGTTATTGCTGTGGGCGTCCTGGTCGACGACCCCGTGGTGGTCGTCGAATATGCAGAGCGAAAGCTGCAGGAAGGTGTCTCCAAGAAGGAAGCCTTCATTCAGGCGATGCACAAGATGTTCATACCGGTGATCGGTGCAACGGCAACGACGCTTGCCGCATTTGTGCCCTTGCTGTTCTGG
Protein-coding regions in this window:
- a CDS encoding PadR family transcriptional regulator, with the translated sequence MNVRTLCLSFLYTQDASGYEIRKLCTEGGGAYFVEASFGSIYPALAKLEDDGLVTSRIEHRDGKPSKKIYSITEAGRAAFCDALHEPLGDDIFRSPFLLFARFAHLLDADLVRSRIEDRLAYLDSQIAELKELQRQADSCDDTSHANDAWVIGHGITCLEVAHRHLHTHMNALIASARPNQARLGQQAAE
- a CDS encoding efflux RND transporter periplasmic adaptor subunit, which produces MQFLKSFGLSLFILAGAAIWLGTGSFVMGGQGPGNGERSIIGLIEGDDHGPISTALAEAGVLPEHSEEEVEEARMTVAERVAETNGASGASVSVRTQTFELQQMPIEVTLRGRTTAAANVSAVAETAAVVETVHVEKGDQVEAGDLLCSLAPGTRAAAVAQAEAALAQAEAGLAQAQLDLETNTSLRERGLAPANTANSVQVALAGAEAQVSSAQAALDNARAELDRTEIVAEVSGLVQAPIATRGSMLSQGGVCATIVQLDPIVFSGSVAEANITLARTGLAATLHTVTNQEATGEVTYVAASADDATRSFPVEIEFDNPDFSIREGVTATATVNMGSMPGHLLPQSVLTLNDEGVLGVKSVQDGIVAFTPVTIVSDTRDGVWVTGLPQSIDIITIGQEFVIDGQTVQTGQEAVSDDTTGTSEEGAPA